A DNA window from Rubripirellula tenax contains the following coding sequences:
- a CDS encoding Gfo/Idh/MocA family protein, whose translation MFQSTRRQFFSTVVAAGVTTSLAARTLRAANANEEVSLGFIGCGGRAEKLLSQFETIPGVNIAALCDVDANRLGSVKQRFPAAKSYQDMRQLIADKSIDAVVIATCNHWHCLAAIWAMEAGNHVYVEKPLSHTQWEGRQVVAAVRKYDRICQVGTQQRSDPMQAEIKKFLHDDKTLGEIQTARVNHYFIRRPIGKRDTPLPIDKTLAYDMWCGPAQKSPLFRDNLHYDWHWDWNTGSGDMGNWGVHVLDDVRNNLFQDSVALPKRVLAGGGRVAFDDAGQTPNLHFAYFDTGSIPVVIGLTNLPDQPGAKKSPEHLGPGSGYIAYCEGGRLEGQRKRAVAKDADGKVIKEFKGNSGDVLHQQNFIDAVRSHDRSILNAEVSVGNDSTGWCNLANVAFRASGSFDKDTANSIAVDEWQNVLSAMGEHLKSYGLGLDSDSIRLSPMLELDPATERFVGDHADVGNPFLKREYRKGFEVPELV comes from the coding sequence ATGTTCCAATCTACTCGACGACAGTTCTTTTCCACCGTTGTTGCTGCCGGGGTAACCACTTCACTGGCGGCGCGAACGCTGCGAGCGGCAAATGCGAATGAAGAAGTCAGCCTCGGATTCATCGGTTGTGGCGGTCGTGCTGAAAAGCTGTTGAGCCAGTTCGAGACTATTCCGGGCGTCAACATCGCCGCGCTCTGCGATGTCGATGCAAACCGTTTGGGATCGGTGAAGCAACGCTTCCCGGCGGCGAAGAGTTATCAAGACATGCGCCAACTGATTGCCGACAAAAGCATCGATGCGGTCGTGATTGCGACATGCAATCATTGGCATTGTCTGGCCGCGATTTGGGCGATGGAGGCCGGCAACCATGTTTATGTTGAAAAGCCCCTTTCCCATACCCAGTGGGAAGGACGGCAGGTCGTGGCCGCGGTGCGAAAGTACGATCGTATCTGTCAGGTCGGAACACAGCAGCGTAGCGACCCGATGCAAGCAGAAATCAAAAAGTTCTTGCACGACGATAAGACTCTCGGCGAAATTCAAACTGCGCGAGTGAATCACTATTTCATTCGGAGGCCGATCGGCAAACGTGACACGCCGCTTCCGATCGACAAGACCCTGGCGTACGACATGTGGTGCGGCCCCGCTCAGAAGTCACCACTGTTTCGTGATAACTTGCACTACGATTGGCACTGGGATTGGAATACCGGTTCCGGAGACATGGGCAACTGGGGCGTGCATGTTTTGGATGACGTTCGCAACAATCTTTTCCAAGATTCCGTCGCGTTACCGAAGCGAGTTTTGGCGGGCGGCGGACGCGTTGCTTTTGACGATGCGGGCCAAACTCCAAACCTACATTTCGCTTACTTTGACACCGGTTCGATTCCGGTGGTGATCGGGCTGACAAATCTGCCGGACCAACCCGGTGCAAAGAAGAGCCCAGAACATTTGGGGCCTGGCAGCGGCTACATTGCCTACTGTGAAGGCGGGCGACTTGAAGGTCAGCGGAAACGTGCGGTTGCCAAAGACGCCGATGGTAAGGTCATCAAAGAGTTCAAGGGTAATAGCGGTGACGTGCTGCATCAACAAAACTTCATCGACGCGGTGCGGAGCCACGACCGGTCAATTTTGAACGCGGAAGTATCGGTTGGGAACGACAGCACGGGTTGGTGCAATCTCGCCAACGTTGCCTTCCGCGCTAGCGGATCGTTCGACAAGGACACCGCCAATAGCATCGCAGTGGACGAGTGGCAGAATGTGCTTTCAGCGATGGGCGAACACCTGAAGTCTTACGGTCTGGGACTGGACAGTGACAGCATTCGGCTGAGCCCGATGCTGGAACTGGATCCAGCGACCGAACGTTTCGTCGGTGACCATGCCGATGTCGGCAATCCGTTCTTGAAACGAGAATACCGCAAAGGTTTTGAAGTTCCTGAATTGGTTTAA